The following are encoded in a window of Jeotgalibacillus aurantiacus genomic DNA:
- a CDS encoding helix-turn-helix domain-containing protein, which produces MNEHYDQQFASFYMRDLELSEPHKGIMDYFRLQDELRTSVLNKDLSEALEHLKQLQSILLNRASGDYVNALQRFYLSQMVLIADEMKQMGISPMKIFCFSSACIDMIYSWTEKEDLIKGGEWFIQTLIRHIEERFHPTYEHPLIRQAVKVVNQRLEDVVEVESIARELSVSPSHLAKVFRQEAGMTLKQFCHSRKVAEAKYYLHYSFVPISDISERFSFCNQSYFTKVFKEQTGMTPLQYRRQMQERRMTGA; this is translated from the coding sequence TTGAATGAACACTATGACCAGCAGTTTGCCTCGTTTTATATGCGTGATTTGGAGTTGTCTGAACCGCATAAAGGGATTATGGATTATTTTAGGCTTCAGGATGAATTGAGAACGTCTGTTTTAAATAAAGATTTGTCTGAAGCGCTCGAACATCTGAAACAGCTTCAGTCTATTTTGCTCAACCGCGCTTCCGGTGATTATGTAAATGCTTTGCAGCGTTTTTATTTATCGCAAATGGTGTTAATTGCGGATGAAATGAAGCAAATGGGGATTTCTCCGATGAAGATATTTTGTTTCAGCTCTGCTTGTATTGATATGATTTATTCATGGACGGAGAAAGAGGATTTGATTAAGGGTGGCGAATGGTTCATTCAAACCCTGATCCGTCATATCGAAGAACGTTTTCATCCGACTTATGAGCATCCGCTGATCAGACAGGCTGTAAAGGTTGTTAACCAGCGACTGGAGGATGTTGTTGAAGTTGAATCGATCGCACGTGAACTTTCTGTCAGTCCGAGTCATTTGGCCAAGGTATTCAGGCAGGAAGCAGGGATGACGTTAAAGCAATTCTGTCACAGCAGAAAAGTGGCTGAGGCAAAGTATTATCTTCATTACTCATTTGTTCCGATATCAGATATCTCGGAGCGTTTTTCGTTTTGTAATCAGAGTTATTTTACGAAAGTATTTAAAGAGCAGACGGGCATGACCCCTTTGCAGTATCGCCGCCAGATGCAGGAAAGAAGGATGACTGGAGCATAA
- the argC gene encoding N-acetyl-gamma-glutamyl-phosphate reductase translates to MKVGIIGATGYGGLELIRLLHRHTEISSIDLFTSSDAGTPFSHKYSHLLNIYDMPLHRIEIEYLAKLDVLFTSTPSGVTSRLLPPIIGKGPRIIDLSGDYRLTADEYRDWYGKEPAPETALDKAVYGLTEWNRDAIKESKLIANPGCYPTAVLLSLLPAVKNGLIDSSQLIIDAKSGVSGAGNQPNQMTHFSETNESLSIYKVNRHQHIPEIERGLSAFAGGTRPITFSTHLVPMTRGILSAAYAPLADGVTEKQLQECYQDIYQNEAFVRLIPPGPKFGTNQVYGSNYCDLQLHVDQRTNRVTIVSVIDNLVKGAAGQAVQNMNVQFGIEESVGLDLVPSFI, encoded by the coding sequence GTGAAAGTTGGAATTATTGGAGCAACCGGATATGGCGGACTTGAGCTAATACGGCTTTTGCATCGTCACACGGAAATTTCGTCAATCGACCTATTTACATCATCTGATGCCGGCACACCGTTTTCTCATAAATATTCACATTTGCTGAATATTTATGATATGCCGCTGCATCGGATTGAGATCGAATATTTAGCTAAACTGGATGTTTTGTTTACGAGTACGCCAAGCGGGGTGACGAGCCGGCTTCTTCCGCCGATTATCGGAAAAGGCCCCCGGATTATTGATCTATCAGGCGATTACCGGCTGACTGCCGATGAATACCGGGACTGGTACGGGAAGGAGCCTGCCCCTGAAACAGCATTAGACAAGGCGGTGTATGGGTTAACGGAGTGGAATCGGGATGCGATTAAGGAGTCAAAGCTGATTGCCAATCCGGGCTGTTATCCCACTGCTGTTCTGCTGAGCCTGCTGCCGGCCGTTAAAAATGGACTCATTGATTCATCGCAGCTCATTATTGATGCGAAAAGTGGTGTGTCAGGCGCTGGTAATCAGCCTAATCAGATGACTCATTTCAGCGAAACAAATGAAAGCCTGTCTATTTATAAAGTAAACAGGCACCAGCATATACCTGAGATTGAACGCGGACTCTCTGCGTTTGCGGGTGGTACACGACCCATCACCTTCAGCACCCACCTCGTGCCAATGACACGGGGAATCCTGTCCGCAGCATACGCACCGCTTGCTGACGGTGTCACGGAAAAACAGCTGCAGGAATGTTATCAGGACATTTATCAGAATGAAGCCTTTGTGCGGCTCATTCCGCCAGGCCCGAAATTTGGTACGAATCAGGTGTACGGATCAAACTACTGCGATCTTCAGCTTCACGTGGATCAGCGGACGAACCGCGTCACGATCGTATCAGTGATCGACAA